Proteins encoded together in one Bacteroides zoogleoformans window:
- a CDS encoding SusC/RagA family TonB-linked outer membrane protein, which translates to MAAFLCAACISSAYAGPTNETSKVEVVQQDNACTGVVKDASGETIIGASVVVKGTTNGTITDIDGKFSLSNVKPGGVILVSFIGYKSVEIVWNGRPLNIVLRENTEMLEEVVVTGYGGRQLRTKVTSSISKVNEEALSVGVHSNPAQALSGAVAGLRVIQSSGNPGSVPSIVLRGGTNLDGTGAPLVMVDGQLRGSLSDINPEDIESIDVLKDAGATALYGARASNGVILVTTKSGKTGRAEVNLKARLGFNYANVPHEFLGAKDYLYWMRTAYNITPWAPKGNLKGAQPMGTGNPYDATMKWNVMAYSSEYDHLLQKGWEKMEDPINPGSYLIYKNTNPADYNFNSPAMTQDYNVNFSGGNDKGSYYAGLGYNKSEGLPITSFYERYSFVFNGSYQLTKWLKSTSSFNYNRANWDSMPGSQTSEANYFGRILSVPMTVRYEDEEGNPLLGPSVGDGNQNFQPEKWTKDYQTDKFTMIQTLEAKLLKNLLLKGTANWYYSEGVYEWFTKDYQTNTQGTSWSRTRNTGAKFERTFSQTYNLLLNYNTVIAREHNVDVMLGTEFYDSKAKGFSASGSGAPTDDFADLGLTLTEEGKRSIDSEHSQIRILSYFGRLNYDFRDKYLFSLVFRKDGYSSLLDNRWGFFPGLSAGWIFGKEKKVQELVPVLSFGKLRVSYGVNGNASGIGAYTLQGNYSSAKYNGNVGYLIGALPNPTLRWEKTTTFEFGLDLSFWHNRLNANLTYYNRLTADKYAAFSLPSTTGFSSITNNNGEFRNRGLEIELSGRILQTKDFSWSMKANIAYNKNKVMKLPNNGLDRNRQGGQQIYSGRKVKDKDGNLKDELIWVGGYQEGYEPGVLVGYVAQGIFQSDEEINAAYSQGIVTSGNVQGKTQYTPAKWATLTDAQRANGILITPGDIRWKDINGDGKIDSFDQEKLGNTSPHWTGGFTSTFEWKGFKLYGAFDFALGFRNYDTTTPWFLGAMQGTYNTTTDVFNTWTEKNTGAKYPKYVYADQLGVANFYRSSTLFSYKGDYLAIRELSLSYLLPKELTRKFYCQKLEVSVTGQNLGYLTAAPVAAPEVSRGGGIASGTGYPLPRTLLFGVNVTF; encoded by the coding sequence ATGGCAGCATTTCTTTGCGCGGCTTGCATAAGTAGCGCTTACGCCGGCCCCACAAATGAAACTTCGAAGGTGGAGGTTGTTCAACAGGACAACGCTTGCACCGGTGTTGTGAAAGACGCGTCGGGAGAAACAATCATCGGCGCTTCGGTCGTGGTGAAAGGGACCACAAACGGAACGATTACGGATATAGACGGGAAGTTTTCGTTAAGCAATGTTAAACCGGGGGGGGTGATTTTGGTCTCCTTCATCGGTTATAAAAGTGTAGAGATAGTATGGAACGGGCGTCCGCTCAATATTGTTCTGCGCGAGAATACGGAAATGCTGGAAGAAGTGGTGGTGACGGGCTACGGAGGCAGACAGCTCCGTACGAAAGTGACCAGCTCCATCTCGAAAGTAAACGAGGAAGCCTTGTCGGTGGGTGTTCACTCCAATCCCGCACAAGCTTTGTCCGGTGCTGTGGCCGGATTGCGGGTTATTCAGAGTTCCGGTAATCCAGGAAGTGTGCCGAGCATCGTGCTTCGCGGCGGAACGAATCTGGATGGAACGGGTGCTCCGCTGGTGATGGTGGACGGTCAGTTGCGTGGCAGCTTGAGCGACATCAACCCGGAAGATATTGAATCCATCGACGTGTTGAAAGATGCGGGTGCTACTGCTCTCTACGGTGCACGTGCCAGTAACGGCGTAATATTGGTGACAACCAAAAGCGGAAAAACGGGACGCGCCGAGGTTAATTTGAAAGCTCGTTTGGGCTTTAACTATGCCAATGTCCCGCACGAGTTTTTAGGGGCGAAAGATTATCTGTATTGGATGCGCACAGCCTACAATATAACTCCGTGGGCACCCAAAGGTAACCTGAAAGGGGCTCAACCCATGGGAACGGGCAACCCTTATGACGCCACCATGAAATGGAACGTCATGGCCTATTCGTCCGAATACGACCATCTGTTGCAGAAGGGTTGGGAAAAGATGGAAGACCCTATCAATCCCGGTTCATACCTTATATATAAAAATACCAACCCTGCGGATTATAACTTCAACTCTCCGGCCATGACACAGGATTACAATGTTAACTTTTCCGGTGGAAACGACAAAGGCTCTTACTATGCCGGGCTTGGATATAATAAGTCGGAGGGACTTCCCATTACTTCATTCTACGAACGCTACAGCTTCGTCTTCAACGGATCATATCAGTTGACCAAATGGCTGAAGAGTACTTCTTCGTTCAACTACAACAGAGCCAATTGGGATTCCATGCCGGGTTCGCAAACCAGTGAAGCCAACTACTTCGGCCGTATTTTGTCAGTTCCTATGACTGTACGTTATGAAGACGAAGAGGGCAATCCGCTGTTAGGACCGAGCGTGGGTGATGGTAACCAGAACTTTCAACCGGAGAAATGGACGAAAGACTACCAAACAGACAAATTCACAATGATTCAAACCTTAGAGGCGAAACTCTTGAAAAATCTTCTACTGAAAGGAACAGCCAACTGGTATTATTCGGAAGGTGTATACGAATGGTTCACCAAAGATTATCAAACAAATACACAAGGAACAAGTTGGAGCCGCACGCGTAACACAGGTGCAAAGTTCGAACGGACGTTTTCACAGACCTACAACTTGTTGCTGAACTACAACACCGTGATAGCTCGCGAACATAACGTTGATGTGATGCTCGGTACGGAATTCTATGACAGCAAAGCCAAGGGATTTTCGGCTTCCGGTTCGGGTGCGCCCACCGACGATTTCGCCGATTTGGGTCTGACGCTTACCGAGGAGGGGAAACGCTCCATCGATTCTGAGCATTCACAAATCCGTATCCTGTCTTACTTCGGTCGCTTGAACTACGATTTCCGCGACAAATATCTTTTCTCTCTTGTGTTCAGAAAAGACGGCTATTCATCCTTGCTGGACAACAGATGGGGCTTCTTCCCGGGACTTTCGGCCGGATGGATTTTCGGAAAGGAGAAGAAGGTGCAGGAACTTGTACCCGTGCTTTCGTTCGGAAAGTTGCGCGTCAGCTACGGTGTGAACGGAAACGCCTCGGGCATCGGTGCATACACGTTGCAAGGCAATTACTCGTCGGCCAAGTATAACGGCAATGTGGGCTATCTGATAGGTGCGTTGCCCAACCCCACGTTGAGATGGGAGAAAACCACCACCTTCGAGTTTGGTTTGGACCTCAGTTTCTGGCACAACCGCCTGAACGCTAACCTGACCTACTATAACCGACTGACTGCCGACAAGTATGCGGCTTTCAGTCTGCCCAGCACCACCGGTTTCTCGTCTATTACCAACAATAACGGCGAGTTCCGCAATCGGGGGTTGGAGATAGAGCTCTCGGGTAGGATTCTTCAGACCAAGGATTTCTCATGGAGTATGAAGGCTAACATTGCCTACAACAAAAACAAAGTAATGAAACTGCCCAACAACGGTCTCGACAGAAACCGGCAAGGTGGACAACAGATATACTCGGGGCGCAAGGTGAAAGACAAAGACGGAAATCTGAAAGATGAGCTCATCTGGGTAGGAGGTTATCAAGAAGGGTACGAGCCGGGTGTGCTGGTGGGTTACGTGGCGCAAGGAATCTTCCAAAGCGATGAAGAAATCAACGCAGCCTACTCTCAAGGCATAGTGACATCGGGCAATGTGCAAGGCAAGACGCAATACACGCCGGCCAAGTGGGCCACGCTGACCGATGCGCAAAGAGCAAACGGCATTCTGATTACTCCGGGAGATATCCGCTGGAAAGACATCAATGGCGACGGAAAGATAGACAGCTTCGACCAAGAAAAGTTGGGCAACACCTCTCCGCACTGGACGGGCGGTTTCACCAGCACTTTCGAGTGGAAAGGATTTAAATTGTACGGTGCTTTCGACTTCGCCCTTGGATTCCGTAATTACGACACCACCACTCCATGGTTCTTGGGTGCCATGCAGGGCACTTACAACACCACTACCGATGTGTTCAATACGTGGACGGAGAAGAATACGGGTGCCAAATATCCCAAGTATGTGTATGCCGACCAGCTGGGTGTGGCCAATTTCTACCGTTCATCTACGCTCTTCTCTTACAAGGGAGACTACTTGGCCATTCGCGAGTTGTCCTTATCTTACTTGTTGCCCAAGGAGTTGACACGTAAGTTCTATTGCCAAAAACTGGAAGTGTCTGTCACAGGACAGAACTTGGGTTATCTGACGGCTGCGCCGGTGGCTGCACCCGAGGTGTCGAGAGGCGGTGGCATTGCCTCCGGAACCGGCTATCCGTTGCCCAGGACTCTGCTATTCGGCGTCAATGTAACATTCTAA
- a CDS encoding sialidase family protein yields the protein MSHVALGNGSVCTAANREVSDTVFVHETQIPILIERQDNVLFRMRLEATSGKKLNEVDLCFGKEVNLSDIEAVKLYYGGTEALQEYARKPFAPVDYVSAFAVGKTLAANSSYSVLKSQAEIRGSNVKLKADQNLFPGINYFWVSLQMKPQATLFNKVTATIVSVKVDGKKAPLQTVTPEGIVHRMGVGVRHAGDDGSAAFRIPGLVTTNRGTLLGVYDVRYNSSVDLQEHVDVGLSRSTDGGRTWERMRLPLSFGETGGLPSAQNGVGDPSILVDTQTNTVWIVAAWTHGMGNQRAWWSSHPGMDKRTTAQLVMTKSTDDGKSWSAPINITGQVKDPSWYFLLQGPGRGITMQDGTLVFPIQYIDSTRVPNAGIMYSKDRGETWAIHNHARTNTTEAQVAEVAPGVLMLNMRDNRGGSRAVSVTEDLGRTWTEHPSSRKALDEPVCMASLISVKAEDNVLGKDLLLFSNPATTKRRNHITIKASFDGGHTWLPANQLLLDEADGWGYSCLTMIDKETVGILYESSVAHMAFQAVKLKDICKGVVNVDN from the coding sequence ATGTCCCATGTAGCATTGGGAAATGGGAGCGTCTGTACGGCGGCAAACCGTGAGGTGTCGGACACTGTCTTTGTGCACGAAACCCAAATCCCTATTTTAATAGAACGCCAAGATAATGTGCTCTTCCGCATGCGTCTTGAAGCCACTTCGGGAAAGAAATTGAACGAGGTGGACTTGTGTTTCGGCAAAGAGGTGAATCTTTCGGACATTGAAGCGGTGAAACTCTATTACGGCGGAACCGAGGCTCTTCAAGAGTATGCTCGTAAGCCGTTTGCTCCGGTAGATTATGTTTCTGCTTTTGCTGTGGGAAAAACATTGGCGGCCAATTCCTCTTACTCTGTGCTGAAGTCTCAGGCGGAAATTCGTGGAAGCAATGTGAAGCTGAAAGCCGACCAGAATCTTTTTCCGGGTATCAACTATTTCTGGGTCAGCCTTCAGATGAAACCGCAGGCTACTTTATTTAATAAGGTGACGGCAACCATCGTTTCGGTCAAAGTCGATGGGAAAAAGGCTCCGCTTCAGACGGTCACGCCCGAAGGAATCGTACATCGCATGGGAGTGGGAGTACGCCATGCGGGCGACGATGGATCGGCAGCTTTCCGTATCCCCGGCTTGGTGACTACCAACCGAGGAACATTGCTCGGTGTATATGACGTGCGTTACAACAGCAGTGTCGACCTTCAAGAGCATGTCGACGTCGGTTTGAGCCGCAGTACGGATGGCGGGCGTACGTGGGAAAGGATGCGTCTGCCATTGTCGTTCGGCGAAACCGGCGGGCTTCCTTCAGCCCAGAACGGAGTGGGCGACCCCTCTATTTTGGTGGATACGCAGACAAACACCGTGTGGATAGTGGCTGCATGGACCCATGGCATGGGCAACCAACGTGCATGGTGGAGCTCGCATCCAGGCATGGATAAACGCACTACAGCGCAGCTTGTGATGACTAAAAGTACGGACGACGGAAAGAGCTGGTCTGCGCCCATAAACATCACCGGGCAGGTGAAAGACCCTTCGTGGTACTTCTTGTTGCAAGGCCCGGGGCGAGGCATCACCATGCAAGACGGTACGCTGGTGTTCCCCATTCAGTATATCGACTCCACTCGCGTGCCCAATGCCGGCATCATGTACAGCAAAGACCGGGGCGAGACGTGGGCCATACACAATCATGCCCGTACCAACACCACTGAAGCACAGGTGGCGGAAGTGGCTCCGGGCGTACTGATGCTGAACATGCGTGATAACCGCGGCGGAAGTCGGGCCGTTTCGGTGACCGAAGACCTGGGACGCACATGGACGGAGCATCCCTCTTCACGGAAAGCATTGGATGAGCCGGTATGTATGGCCAGTCTCATTTCCGTGAAAGCCGAAGACAATGTGTTGGGCAAAGATCTGCTGTTGTTCTCCAATCCGGCCACAACCAAGAGACGGAACCATATAACTATTAAAGCCAGTTTTGATGGTGGTCACACGTGGCTTCCGGCCAACCAGCTGCTGCTTGACGAGGCTGACGGATGGGGATACTCCTGCCTGACGATGATAGACAAAGAGACAGTAGGCATCTTGTATGAGAGCAGTGTGGCGCACATGGCTTTTCAGGCGGTAAAGCTGAAGGATATCTGCAAAGGTGTCGTGAACGTGGATAACTGA
- a CDS encoding RagB/SusD family nutrient uptake outer membrane protein, producing the protein MKTIKSIIVSGAALIAASTLLTSCGDLLDLTPIDYYGSSSYWKSEAHVAGYTDGLHKHLRDVAWQHTIIFGELRGGQYVDGTSCDGMTTSYGDIRLQNFDADHTGVSKFGDLYGRITNCNLLISRVSQANFLSEEKKNYYLGIAYGLRAFYYFDLYRVYGGVPLRLGVEVIDGELDPVKLFLPRSKPSEVMAQIKSDVEKSISCFGNQTGFNPYGHGSKCYWNKAASECLAGEIYLWNAKVSTGDQAADEKDLAAAKRYLENVVNNYNLSMLKNFADVFDAKNKANAEVIFAVRYLEGEETNGNGYYTYHLSLGSTEAQSYRKDGSRWNDPLGLKTGYTMSMEYKKGMFTQFDEEDTRLDATFIGSYRYNAENQLYLNGVHTVKNIGYINSSGNRIMCGDYIFYRLPWVYLSLAEIANMEGDNTGVENYINKVRERAYGNKWNADVYGYKAGDFTANELAIFNEKNKEFIQEGQRWWDLRRMTLNKGGKHLVFCKEGSLDSQEAILDESQAHKVLWPLDKTILGNDTTLVQTPGY; encoded by the coding sequence ATGAAAACAATAAAATCAATCATAGTATCGGGTGCCGCTCTGATTGCAGCGAGCACATTGCTTACGTCGTGCGGCGACCTGCTCGACTTGACCCCCATCGATTATTACGGAAGCTCTTCTTACTGGAAAAGCGAGGCGCACGTTGCCGGCTATACGGACGGACTGCACAAGCATTTGCGGGACGTGGCCTGGCAACACACCATCATTTTCGGTGAACTGAGAGGCGGACAGTATGTGGACGGAACCAGTTGCGACGGCATGACCACCTCATACGGCGACATACGCCTGCAGAACTTCGACGCCGACCATACCGGAGTGAGCAAATTCGGTGACCTCTATGGGCGCATCACCAACTGTAACCTCCTGATATCCCGTGTTTCGCAGGCCAATTTCCTGTCGGAAGAGAAGAAGAACTACTATCTGGGCATTGCTTACGGCTTGCGCGCATTCTACTATTTCGACCTCTACCGAGTGTATGGAGGAGTACCTCTGCGTTTAGGCGTGGAAGTCATCGATGGTGAACTGGACCCCGTGAAGCTCTTCCTGCCCCGCTCTAAACCGAGCGAAGTGATGGCACAAATCAAGAGCGACGTGGAGAAGTCTATTTCCTGCTTTGGCAATCAGACAGGGTTCAATCCATACGGACATGGCTCAAAATGTTATTGGAACAAAGCTGCGAGCGAATGTCTGGCCGGTGAGATTTATCTTTGGAACGCCAAAGTGAGCACAGGCGACCAAGCCGCCGATGAGAAAGACTTGGCTGCGGCCAAGCGTTACCTCGAGAATGTGGTAAACAACTATAACTTGTCTATGCTGAAAAACTTTGCCGATGTGTTCGATGCCAAGAACAAGGCGAATGCGGAGGTGATATTCGCCGTGCGTTATTTAGAGGGAGAGGAGACCAATGGCAACGGGTATTATACCTACCACTTGTCCCTTGGCTCCACCGAGGCGCAGAGTTACAGGAAAGACGGAAGCCGGTGGAACGACCCTCTGGGGTTGAAGACGGGATATACCATGTCCATGGAGTATAAGAAAGGCATGTTTACACAGTTCGATGAGGAAGACACTCGTCTCGATGCCACTTTCATAGGCTCGTATCGCTACAATGCCGAAAATCAACTCTATCTCAACGGGGTTCACACGGTGAAGAACATTGGCTACATCAATTCGAGCGGAAACCGCATCATGTGTGGTGACTACATCTTCTACCGCTTGCCGTGGGTGTATCTGTCTCTGGCGGAGATTGCCAACATGGAGGGCGACAACACCGGCGTGGAGAACTACATAAACAAGGTACGCGAACGTGCCTATGGCAACAAATGGAACGCGGACGTTTACGGGTACAAAGCGGGTGACTTCACCGCCAACGAGCTGGCCATTTTCAACGAGAAGAACAAGGAATTCATCCAAGAAGGGCAACGCTGGTGGGACTTACGCCGCATGACCTTGAACAAGGGTGGCAAGCATCTGGTGTTCTGCAAAGAAGGCTCTCTGGATAGCCAAGAAGCCATCCTCGACGAGAGTCAGGCACACAAAGTGCTGTGGCCGTTGGATAAAACCATCCTGGGCAATGACACCACATTGGTACAGACACCGGGGTATTGA
- the lpdA gene encoding dihydrolipoyl dehydrogenase → MKYQLAIIGGGPAGYTAAEAAGKAGLSVVLFEKQNLGGVCLNEGCIPTKTLLYSAKTYDGARHASKYAVNVPEASFDLPKIIARKQKVVRKLVLGVKGKLTAHGVNIVSGEAVIVDSRHVQCGEETYECDNLLLCTGSETFIPPIPGVDRVPYWTHRDALDNKDLPASLVVIGGGVIGMEFASFFNSLGVQVTVIEMLDEILGGMDKELSALLRAEYAKRGIRFMTGTKVTALSEASSAESIPQVQVGYEDAQGAGSVVAHKLLMSVGRRPVTKGFGLENLNLEKTERGSIRVDGHMQTSLPGVYVCGDLTGFSLLAHTAVREAEVAVHHIIGKEDVMSYRAIPGVVYTNPEIAGVGETEESLQKKGIAYRALKLPMAYSGRFVAENEGVNGVCKLLLADDDTVLGAHVLGNPASEIITLAGMAIELRLTIGQWKKIVFPHPTVGEIFREMM, encoded by the coding sequence ATGAAATATCAACTTGCCATTATCGGCGGAGGCCCTGCGGGATATACGGCCGCCGAAGCTGCCGGAAAAGCCGGCCTGAGTGTAGTCCTGTTCGAGAAACAAAACCTTGGCGGAGTATGCCTGAACGAGGGCTGCATCCCCACCAAAACCCTGCTCTACTCGGCAAAGACCTACGACGGGGCGCGCCATGCCTCCAAATATGCGGTCAACGTGCCCGAAGCGTCGTTCGACCTGCCCAAGATAATAGCCCGCAAACAGAAGGTGGTGCGCAAACTGGTGTTGGGCGTAAAAGGCAAGCTCACCGCCCACGGGGTGAACATCGTAAGCGGCGAGGCCGTGATTGTGGACAGCCGCCACGTGCAGTGCGGCGAAGAGACCTATGAGTGCGACAACCTGCTGCTGTGCACCGGTTCGGAGACATTCATCCCCCCCATTCCCGGCGTGGACCGAGTGCCTTACTGGACGCACCGCGACGCATTAGACAACAAAGACCTCCCCGCCTCGCTCGTCGTCATCGGCGGAGGCGTCATCGGCATGGAGTTCGCCTCTTTCTTCAACAGCTTGGGTGTGCAGGTCACGGTCATCGAGATGCTCGACGAAATTCTCGGCGGCATGGACAAGGAGCTCTCCGCCCTGCTCCGCGCGGAATATGCCAAGCGGGGCATCCGCTTCATGACGGGCACGAAAGTGACCGCCCTGTCCGAAGCCTCATCGGCAGAAAGCATCCCGCAAGTGCAGGTGGGCTATGAGGACGCCCAAGGTGCAGGTTCCGTGGTGGCCCACAAGCTGCTGATGAGCGTAGGCCGCCGGCCCGTGACGAAAGGCTTCGGACTGGAGAACCTGAATCTTGAAAAGACCGAGCGCGGCAGCATCCGCGTGGACGGGCACATGCAGACCTCCCTCCCCGGCGTCTACGTCTGCGGCGACCTCACCGGTTTCTCGCTGCTGGCACACACCGCCGTGCGCGAAGCCGAAGTAGCCGTACATCATATCATAGGTAAGGAAGACGTCATGAGCTATCGGGCCATCCCCGGCGTGGTATATACCAACCCCGAAATAGCCGGTGTGGGAGAAACCGAAGAGTCCCTGCAAAAGAAAGGCATCGCCTATCGTGCCCTCAAACTCCCGATGGCTTATAGCGGCCGCTTCGTAGCCGAAAACGAGGGAGTGAACGGCGTATGCAAGCTACTGCTTGCCGACGACGACACCGTGCTGGGAGCACACGTACTGGGCAACCCCGCCTCCGAAATCATCACGCTGGCAGGCATGGCCATCGAACTAAGACTCACCATCGGCCAATGGAAGAAGATTGTTTTCCCGCATCCCACGGTGGGGGAGATATTCAGGGAGATGATGTAA
- a CDS encoding Fic family protein, whose translation MTQENKDQLLRLLQRYKELGIAEQIDFDKFYLYSIITHSTAIEGSTVTEVEAQLLFDEGITSSKRTMMEQMMNLDLKVAYDYGREWIVRHEPITVEWLIRLSSKVMARTGSEYHSIDGEFSAAKGELRKLNVTAGIGDKSYISYLKVPTKLAAFCEELNDRRKRIDASDIAAVYDLSFWAHLELVSIHPWADGNGRTSRLLMNLLQWEFGVLPTKVLKEDKAEYIQALIDTREQEDINIFLDFMARHHCQHLKADIDQYVKSATIEVVDKETLKYEMVDNWSIKPSLAEKLVDILDFMDDRIDITTETIVTHLGFTTTTAKRYLRQLTEFGYLEAHGGNKNRTYSKSVRRKG comes from the coding sequence ATGACACAAGAAAATAAAGACCAACTGCTGAGACTGCTCCAAAGATACAAGGAACTGGGCATTGCGGAGCAGATAGACTTCGACAAGTTCTATCTCTACTCCATCATCACGCACTCCACAGCCATCGAAGGCTCGACGGTGACAGAAGTGGAAGCACAGCTGCTGTTCGATGAAGGTATTACCAGCAGCAAGCGCACAATGATGGAACAGATGATGAACCTCGATCTGAAAGTGGCTTACGATTACGGTAGGGAGTGGATTGTACGCCATGAACCTATCACCGTGGAATGGCTCATCAGGCTTTCTTCAAAGGTGATGGCCCGGACAGGCAGCGAATATCATTCCATCGATGGCGAATTCTCTGCCGCCAAAGGCGAGCTGCGCAAGTTGAATGTAACGGCCGGCATCGGCGACAAGTCATATATATCGTATCTGAAAGTGCCTACAAAGTTGGCCGCATTCTGTGAAGAGCTGAATGATCGTCGCAAAAGAATAGATGCTTCTGATATTGCTGCCGTCTATGACCTTAGCTTTTGGGCGCATTTAGAGTTGGTCAGCATACATCCTTGGGCAGACGGCAACGGACGGACATCCCGGCTGCTGATGAACTTGTTGCAATGGGAGTTCGGTGTGCTACCGACCAAGGTATTGAAGGAGGACAAAGCCGAATATATACAAGCCTTGATTGACACAAGGGAACAGGAGGATATTAACATCTTCCTCGACTTCATGGCGCGCCACCACTGCCAGCACCTAAAGGCCGATATTGACCAATACGTCAAAAGTGCGACAATAGAAGTGGTCGATAAAGAGACTTTGAAATACGAAATGGTCGATAACTGGTCGATAAAGCCATCTTTGGCAGAGAAGTTGGTCGATATTTTGGATTTTATGGATGACCGGATAGACATCACGACCGAAACCATCGTGACCCATTTGGGCTTTACCACTACTACAGCAAAGCGCTATTTACGCCAACTCACGGAGTTCGGCTATTTGGAAGCACATGGTGGGAACAAGAACCGTACATACAGTAAATCCGTCAGACGAAAGGGTTGA
- the dacB gene encoding D-alanyl-D-alanine carboxypeptidase/D-alanyl-D-alanine endopeptidase encodes MSKVYYLILLLCVYSLPLFAQKGRSSSHSSRLDTLIKQMLPAGSNVGISVYDLTDDKPLYEYQAEMLSRPASTMKLLTAITALARPEADEPFRTEVWYKGTIARDTLQGDLYIIGGYDPEFDEAALDSLVNAVARLPFSVIHGRVYGDISMKDSLYWGSGWAWDDTPEAYQPYLSPLMLNKGTVTVAATPGERGEAARLSCIPASSYYTIANLTKSQTPSAGRFRVSRNWLEHGNRIIVTGNVDGRRTGTVNIYSSQDFFMHSFMERLQAQGIRRIKAVNDASSPGYAFGEFVKDSLSVPVTTYETPVETVVREIMKESDNLNAEALLCRLGAQASGKKYVSAEDGLSAIRLLIKRLGYDPERYKLADGCGLSGYNYISPALLVGFLKYAYSQTDIFRKLYKALPIGGVDGTLKNRMKKGTLSYKNVHAKTGSFTAINCLAGYAKAANGHAIAFAIMNQNVLSGREARAFQDAVCEEMMRTILSTPSIALTKHKS; translated from the coding sequence ATGTCTAAAGTCTATTACCTAATATTGCTGCTGTGCGTTTACTCGCTACCGCTTTTTGCTCAAAAGGGCAGAAGTAGCAGCCACTCTTCCCGCCTCGACACGCTCATCAAACAGATGCTTCCTGCCGGCTCCAATGTAGGCATCTCGGTATATGACCTGACGGACGACAAGCCGTTGTACGAGTATCAGGCCGAGATGCTTTCCCGTCCCGCCTCTACCATGAAGCTGCTTACCGCCATCACCGCCCTTGCCCGACCCGAAGCCGACGAGCCGTTCCGCACGGAAGTGTGGTACAAGGGAACGATTGCACGCGACACCCTGCAAGGCGACCTCTATATAATAGGTGGATATGACCCGGAGTTTGACGAAGCCGCATTGGACTCATTGGTAAACGCCGTGGCACGGTTGCCGTTCAGCGTGATTCACGGAAGAGTGTACGGCGATATTTCCATGAAAGACTCCTTGTATTGGGGAAGCGGATGGGCATGGGACGACACCCCCGAAGCCTATCAGCCCTACCTTTCGCCGTTGATGCTGAACAAAGGCACGGTCACAGTGGCCGCCACACCCGGCGAGCGGGGAGAGGCCGCACGACTATCGTGCATCCCCGCCTCTTCTTACTACACCATCGCCAATCTGACGAAGTCGCAAACACCTTCTGCCGGCCGCTTCCGCGTGTCGCGCAACTGGTTGGAGCATGGCAACCGGATTATCGTGACCGGCAATGTGGACGGACGCCGCACAGGCACGGTCAACATCTATTCTTCGCAAGACTTCTTCATGCACTCCTTCATGGAACGCCTGCAAGCACAGGGCATCCGGCGTATTAAAGCTGTAAACGACGCTTCCTCCCCCGGTTATGCCTTCGGTGAGTTCGTCAAGGACAGCCTCTCCGTGCCGGTAACTACCTACGAGACACCCGTGGAAACAGTGGTGAGAGAGATAATGAAAGAGAGCGACAACCTCAATGCCGAAGCCCTGCTGTGCCGCTTGGGAGCGCAAGCATCCGGCAAGAAGTACGTTTCGGCCGAAGACGGACTTTCCGCCATCCGCCTGCTGATAAAGCGGTTGGGCTATGACCCCGAGCGTTATAAGCTGGCAGATGGTTGCGGACTGTCCGGCTATAATTACATCTCCCCGGCATTGCTGGTAGGTTTCTTGAAGTACGCCTATTCGCAGACCGACATCTTCAGGAAACTGTATAAGGCATTGCCCATTGGCGGAGTGGACGGCACACTGAAAAACCGTATGAAGAAGGGCACACTTTCCTACAAGAACGTCCATGCCAAGACAGGTTCTTTTACAGCCATCAATTGCCTTGCCGGATACGCAAAAGCAGCCAACGGACATGCGATAGCCTTCGCCATCATGAATCAGAATGTGCTTTCGGGCAGAGAAGCACGGGCGTTTCAGGATGCGGTGTGCGAGGAGATGATGCGAACCATTCTATCTACTCCCAGCATAGCCTTAACAAAACACAAGTCCTGA